A single genomic interval of Chrysemys picta bellii isolate R12L10 chromosome 8, ASM1138683v2, whole genome shotgun sequence harbors:
- the ECHDC2 gene encoding enoyl-CoA hydratase domain-containing protein 2, mitochondrial isoform X1, whose translation MCRLKLRLSSKEVATIQKPRKPQPTLQNTQSSLTAANNHVPDHELTLPGIAEILMNRAHARNSLGRVLVNELFRVLESLRCDERIRVVVFKSEVKGVFCAGADLKERAQMNDTEVGHFVHRLRSLMDEIAALPMPTIAAIEGYALGGGLELALACDLRIAASSAKMGLIETTRGLLPGAGGTQRLPRCIGIGLAKELIFTGRQINGQEALSIGLVNHTVPQNDEGDAAYQRALTLAKEILPQAPIAVKMGKLAINRGIEVDIASGMAIEGMCYAQNIPTRDRQEGMAAFREKRPPQFIGE comes from the exons ATGTGCAGACTGAAACTGCGGCTATCCTCCAAGGAAGTTGCAACAATCCAGAAACCGAGAAAACCCCAGCCTACCCTACAAAACACACAGTCTAGTTTAACAGCTGCTAATAATCATGTGCCTGATCATGAGCTGACCCTGCCAG GAATTGCTGAAATCCTGATGAACAGAGCCCATGCCAGAAATTCACTGGGAAGAGTACTTGTTAATGAA CTATTCAGAGTTCTAGAAAGTCTCCGTTGTGATGAAAGGATCCGCGTGGTAGTGTTTAAAAGTGAAGTCAAAGGCGTGTTTTGTGCAG GCGCTGACTTAAAGGAGCGTGCCCAAATGAATGATACAGAGGTTGGACACTTTGTTCACAGGCTGAGAAGTTTAATGGATGAAATTG CTGCACTGCCTATGCCCACAATAGCTGCAATAGAAGGCTATGCATTGGGTGGGGGATTGGAATTGGCATTAGCGTGTGATCTTCGAATAGCAG cttcATCAGCTAAAATGGGCCTGATTGAGACCACCAGAGGACTTCTTCCAGGTGCAG GTGGAACCCAACGCCTGCCCCGCTGTATTGGAATAGGTCTTGCTAAGgaactcattttcactggcagaCAGATTAATGGACAAGAAGCACTCTCAATAGGATTAGTAAACCACACAGTGCCACAGAATGATGAAGGGGATGCTGCTTACCAGAGAGCATTAACCTTGGCTAAAGAAATTCTCCCTCAG gctcCCATCGCTGTGAAAATGGGTAAACTGGCAATAAACAGAGGGATagag GTGGATATTGCATCGGGGATGGCTATTGAGGGAATGTGTTATGCACAg AATATTCCTACAAGAGACCGCCAAGAAGGGATGGCTGCCTTCAGAGAGAAACGTCCACCCCAGTTTATTGGGGAATAG
- the ECHDC2 gene encoding enoyl-CoA hydratase domain-containing protein 2, mitochondrial isoform X2, translating into MLRLGRAAAGCRALTAPHPRGVGGHSKRSSSGGKEIMVNVHGGESSGIAEILMNRAHARNSLGRVLVNELFRVLESLRCDERIRVVVFKSEVKGVFCAGADLKERAQMNDTEVGHFVHRLRSLMDEIAALPMPTIAAIEGYALGGGLELALACDLRIAASSAKMGLIETTRGLLPGAGGTQRLPRCIGIGLAKELIFTGRQINGQEALSIGLVNHTVPQNDEGDAAYQRALTLAKEILPQAPIAVKMGKLAINRGIEVDIASGMAIEGMCYAQNIPTRDRQEGMAAFREKRPPQFIGE; encoded by the exons ATGCTTCGGCTGGggagagctgcagctgggtgcaGGGCGCTCACCGCGCCGCACCCCCGAGGGGTCGGCGGCCACAGCAAGAGATCCTCGTCTGGGGGGAAGGAGATCATGGTCAATGTGCACGGCGGGGAAAGCAGCG GAATTGCTGAAATCCTGATGAACAGAGCCCATGCCAGAAATTCACTGGGAAGAGTACTTGTTAATGAA CTATTCAGAGTTCTAGAAAGTCTCCGTTGTGATGAAAGGATCCGCGTGGTAGTGTTTAAAAGTGAAGTCAAAGGCGTGTTTTGTGCAG GCGCTGACTTAAAGGAGCGTGCCCAAATGAATGATACAGAGGTTGGACACTTTGTTCACAGGCTGAGAAGTTTAATGGATGAAATTG CTGCACTGCCTATGCCCACAATAGCTGCAATAGAAGGCTATGCATTGGGTGGGGGATTGGAATTGGCATTAGCGTGTGATCTTCGAATAGCAG cttcATCAGCTAAAATGGGCCTGATTGAGACCACCAGAGGACTTCTTCCAGGTGCAG GTGGAACCCAACGCCTGCCCCGCTGTATTGGAATAGGTCTTGCTAAGgaactcattttcactggcagaCAGATTAATGGACAAGAAGCACTCTCAATAGGATTAGTAAACCACACAGTGCCACAGAATGATGAAGGGGATGCTGCTTACCAGAGAGCATTAACCTTGGCTAAAGAAATTCTCCCTCAG gctcCCATCGCTGTGAAAATGGGTAAACTGGCAATAAACAGAGGGATagag GTGGATATTGCATCGGGGATGGCTATTGAGGGAATGTGTTATGCACAg AATATTCCTACAAGAGACCGCCAAGAAGGGATGGCTGCCTTCAGAGAGAAACGTCCACCCCAGTTTATTGGGGAATAG
- the ECHDC2 gene encoding enoyl-CoA hydratase domain-containing protein 2, mitochondrial isoform X3, producing MCRLKLRLSSKEVATIQKPRKPQPTLQNTQSSLTAANNHVPDHELTLPGIAEILMNRAHARNSLGRVLVNELFRVLESLRCDERIRVVVFKSEVKGVFCAGADLKERAQMNDTEVGHFVHRLRSLMDEIAALPMPTIAAIEGYALGGGLELALACDLRIAGGTQRLPRCIGIGLAKELIFTGRQINGQEALSIGLVNHTVPQNDEGDAAYQRALTLAKEILPQAPIAVKMGKLAINRGIEVDIASGMAIEGMCYAQNIPTRDRQEGMAAFREKRPPQFIGE from the exons ATGTGCAGACTGAAACTGCGGCTATCCTCCAAGGAAGTTGCAACAATCCAGAAACCGAGAAAACCCCAGCCTACCCTACAAAACACACAGTCTAGTTTAACAGCTGCTAATAATCATGTGCCTGATCATGAGCTGACCCTGCCAG GAATTGCTGAAATCCTGATGAACAGAGCCCATGCCAGAAATTCACTGGGAAGAGTACTTGTTAATGAA CTATTCAGAGTTCTAGAAAGTCTCCGTTGTGATGAAAGGATCCGCGTGGTAGTGTTTAAAAGTGAAGTCAAAGGCGTGTTTTGTGCAG GCGCTGACTTAAAGGAGCGTGCCCAAATGAATGATACAGAGGTTGGACACTTTGTTCACAGGCTGAGAAGTTTAATGGATGAAATTG CTGCACTGCCTATGCCCACAATAGCTGCAATAGAAGGCTATGCATTGGGTGGGGGATTGGAATTGGCATTAGCGTGTGATCTTCGAATAGCAG GTGGAACCCAACGCCTGCCCCGCTGTATTGGAATAGGTCTTGCTAAGgaactcattttcactggcagaCAGATTAATGGACAAGAAGCACTCTCAATAGGATTAGTAAACCACACAGTGCCACAGAATGATGAAGGGGATGCTGCTTACCAGAGAGCATTAACCTTGGCTAAAGAAATTCTCCCTCAG gctcCCATCGCTGTGAAAATGGGTAAACTGGCAATAAACAGAGGGATagag GTGGATATTGCATCGGGGATGGCTATTGAGGGAATGTGTTATGCACAg AATATTCCTACAAGAGACCGCCAAGAAGGGATGGCTGCCTTCAGAGAGAAACGTCCACCCCAGTTTATTGGGGAATAG